In Halanaeroarchaeum sp. HSR-CO, one DNA window encodes the following:
- a CDS encoding metal-dependent hydrolase, translating into MMSTTHAAMGAVVAAALVPVAPDLAGVAALGAIAGGVFPDLDLAFEHRKTLHYPEHYWVVAVPMLVVATIRPGVWTVALAAFFGSAALHSVTDVFGGGLGLRPWKADDDRGVYSHWNGRWVAPRRWVRYDGAPEDVALVAGLSVVPVLVFDGTVQTVIVVGLAVSVVYGILRRRLPDLYERLV; encoded by the coding sequence ATGATGAGTACCACTCACGCCGCCATGGGGGCTGTCGTCGCAGCAGCCCTCGTGCCCGTGGCGCCCGACCTCGCGGGCGTCGCTGCGCTCGGCGCCATCGCCGGGGGCGTGTTCCCCGACCTCGACCTCGCCTTCGAACACCGGAAGACGCTGCACTACCCGGAGCATTACTGGGTCGTGGCGGTGCCGATGCTCGTCGTCGCGACCATCCGGCCGGGCGTCTGGACGGTCGCCCTGGCCGCGTTCTTCGGGTCTGCGGCCCTCCACTCGGTGACGGACGTCTTCGGCGGTGGGCTGGGATTGCGACCCTGGAAGGCGGACGACGACCGGGGCGTGTACTCCCACTGGAACGGGCGCTGGGTCGCCCCACGACGCTGGGTTCGGTACGACGGCGCCCCCGAGGACGTGGCCCTGGTCGCCGGCTTGTCGGTCGTTCCCGTGCTCGTCTTCGACGGGACCGTCCAGACCGTGATCGTCGTCGGCCTCGCCGTCTCCGTGGTATACGGGATTCTCCGGCGACGGCTCCCAGACCTGTACGAACGCCTCGTCTAG
- the cofH gene encoding 7,8-didemethyl-8-hydroxy-5-deazariboflavin synthase subunit CofH, whose translation MADAFRTRTNVPRGAFAFEHQPATEQSFENALAKARDGVRLDVEDAVALLTTGSDGDGIDPERVDQVSRVADHRRRDVVGDEVTFVANLNNNVTTACNTGCLFCNFRDSAHTFESDHEGHARGFTKTPAESREIVADAVDRGVYEVTSVSGLHPAFVLNEAHRERLDPDDPTLDYRPPSVYDVDPGTYVEQLGAMSVDGVHLHSMTPEEAHHAKRGTDWSYADVYDTLSAAGLDSVPGTAAEILVDEVRAVICPGKIGTDEWLAGMEGAAAAGLPTTATMMYGHVENERHRAMHLARIRELQDRTGAITEFVPLSFVHQNTPLAERGIVDGGATDAEDRLVVAVSRLFLDNVEHIQTSWVKFGDETALRMLEAGADDFMGTILSEEITTRAGGEHGEFRSVADYVDLITSIDRVPVERSTDYERRRRVDPAQSDPGPRLGPRADGTPLLAARRPDPPSADD comes from the coding sequence CCAGCGACCGAGCAGTCCTTCGAGAACGCGCTGGCGAAGGCACGGGACGGAGTACGACTCGACGTCGAGGACGCGGTCGCCCTCCTCACGACCGGCAGCGATGGCGATGGGATCGATCCGGAGCGGGTGGACCAGGTGAGTCGGGTCGCCGACCACCGACGCCGCGACGTGGTCGGCGACGAGGTGACCTTCGTCGCCAACCTCAACAACAACGTCACGACGGCCTGCAACACGGGCTGTCTGTTCTGTAACTTCCGGGACAGCGCACACACCTTCGAATCCGACCACGAGGGCCACGCTCGTGGATTCACCAAGACCCCCGCGGAATCGCGGGAGATCGTCGCCGACGCGGTCGACCGGGGCGTCTACGAGGTCACCTCGGTCAGTGGCCTCCACCCCGCGTTCGTCCTGAACGAGGCCCACCGCGAACGGCTCGACCCTGACGATCCGACACTGGACTATCGGCCGCCGTCGGTCTACGACGTCGACCCGGGAACCTACGTCGAGCAACTCGGGGCGATGTCCGTCGACGGGGTCCACCTCCACTCGATGACCCCCGAGGAGGCCCACCACGCCAAACGCGGGACCGACTGGTCGTACGCGGACGTCTACGACACCCTCTCGGCGGCCGGACTCGACTCGGTGCCCGGGACGGCCGCGGAGATACTCGTCGACGAGGTCCGGGCGGTCATCTGTCCCGGAAAGATCGGGACCGACGAGTGGCTGGCAGGCATGGAAGGCGCCGCGGCGGCGGGCCTCCCGACGACCGCGACCATGATGTACGGCCACGTGGAGAACGAACGCCACCGCGCGATGCACCTGGCCCGCATTCGCGAGTTGCAAGATCGGACCGGCGCCATCACGGAGTTCGTCCCGCTCTCGTTCGTCCACCAGAACACGCCCCTGGCAGAGCGCGGCATCGTCGATGGCGGCGCGACCGACGCGGAGGATCGACTCGTCGTCGCCGTCTCGCGCCTGTTCCTCGACAACGTCGAGCACATCCAGACGTCGTGGGTCAAGTTCGGGGACGAGACGGCCCTCCGCATGCTCGAGGCCGGCGCCGACGACTTCATGGGGACCATCCTCTCCGAGGAGATAACGACCCGCGCCGGCGGCGAGCACGGCGAGTTCCGCTCGGTCGCCGACTACGTCGACCTGATCACGAGCATCGACCGCGTCCCGGTCGAGCGCTCGACCGACTACGAGCGACGGCGTCGGGTCGACCCGGCGCAGTCCGACCCCGGGCCCCGTCTGGGTCCCCGGGCGGACGGCACGCCACTCCTCGCGGCGAGGCGGCCGGACCCGCCGTCGGCGGACGATTGA